From the genome of Papilio machaon chromosome 1, ilPapMach1.1, whole genome shotgun sequence:
gtgTGAATTTGggcacattttattttagacgatgtgttcttttgtttttaaatatagggacgagatattaataaatatataaataaggataataaagaggaaaacaatttgttaaatacCGATCGAGCGAACATAAGGGACCCTCGGCATAGCCGCTGCAATTTGCTGATGAGCTCcaatgttttgaatttagaaaattCGATACTTACCCGAGTTAACGATATGAGTTTTTTTTGCTCGCATGCCTCgagcaataataaaatttgattaaaatacaGGACCCTCTTATTTTttggtataaattaattatgaaaataccGCACATGCCTATGTGAGAAATGTCATAAACAATCCGTTGTTATTatcaaaacaacaatattaatgtAGGAGGTTGTTTCATTACGTGCCCACGCGTGCATTCTTCAATTCGCTcttaacaaaaacttatttgatATTCTTAAGTagataattaagattttattagcTTTTGTGCcataatattttgatgatttattaaatattttattaacggTACTGTGAATTGAGTAAATCAacctttcttttttatttttataaattacttttttaactattagatgattattagatttattatcaTAGGTTTGTAAGTATATGACAAGATATTTGATCAACACACATTTGTTGATAGGATGCCGTGAGACGGCGTTCATATACGCCATAACGAGCGCCGGGGTGACGCACGCGGTGTCGCGCGCCTGCGCCGAGGGCTCCATCGAGTCGTGCACGTGCGACTACTCGCACTTGGAGCGCACGCCGCATCGCACCCGCGCCGCCGCTGCCGCCAATGTCCGCGTCTGGAAGTGGGGCGGCTGCAGCGACAATATCGGCTTCGGCTTCAGGTTCAGTCGGGAGTTCGTCGATACCGGCGAGCGCGGCAAGACCTTGAGGGAAAAGATGAACCTGCACAATAACGAAGCCGGCAGAGCGGTAAGTTGACAGTCCAGCTATTCCTAGccattttagcttaaataattatgttctaACACATGAGAAATGACATTAACATAAAGCCTTAACGTGCTATATTAGAAACGCTGGTTCTCGTTTTCTAATAAGGTGGTTTAATAGTCCTAGAATATTAACGAACATTAACGTAAGTACAGTAAGTCCATTGCTGGATAGTCGTAGGCTCGGTAAAAGACTCTAAAGCGACGTTATTAATCGAGAAAGTTAGTAATGAATCCGGTTCGACATCCATTATATCCAGTCAAGTCACGTCTGTGACAAAAACGAGGCAATCAACGGGTAAAAGTTTGTGAGTGATGATTGGATGCCAGCGCACCGATCGGTCGACACTCTTCGTCCAATCGCCACTTGAACGGGAGCCGTTTATAAACATCCATAAAACAATCGCACTCGGACATGTCGCCGCTTCGTGTTTACATTACCATTACGGGTGACGATCGATTGTCAGTCACTTGACATGTCGCTTAagtctaaaattaattatgcgCCAGGCGGCTGCGGCGGTCGCTCGGCCCATCGCGTGGCGACGTGCACCGGGCACCCATTCGTTGCGCTCGCGCTTCTCCCTCCCACCTCACACCCACATTTGCATACACACTGTCCGTTCCTGCCTAAAATTCATCAAAAAGGATCCCTCGAGTCACCCAGGCGCGTCGTTAACTGTTTCGCTTAATTCCTGTCACGACACTCGCGCTGGGTGTCCGTGCGATGAATATTCACGGCATTCCATCAATTGTTTAACGTATATTTGGACACTAGAGCGTACTCAGGCTCGGCTATCTACATGTGAATGAATAAATACCGTCTGCTTTCTAAGAAGCGCCTGCGCGCGGcccttgtaaaatatttacagtcTTCAACCCCGCGTCATTTATCTACCTTCTAAGAATGATGAATGTCCCTAGAGTATGATTTATGGTGTTCGTTCGCGCGGTGACGACTGGCCCACCACTCCACGATTTGTAACAATTTGCTCGATCGTAAGATGCGATCGATGGAGTGAGCTTTGTAAACCATCGATCACGTTTCGACTGTTATCGAAGGAATTTATAGATATTTGGACATCATTACAGAGCTCCACGCGAGACaaaactaattaagatttcaatatttcatcctttatttatgtgttttttttttgttgcagcATGTCCAGTCAGAGATGCGTCAAGAATGTAAGTGCCATGGAATGTCTGGATCGTGCACAGTGAAGACTTGCTGGATGCGCTTACCGAGTTTCCGTTCCGTTGGCGATGCGTTAAAAGACCGTTTCGATGGTGCATCAAGAGTTTTGATGAGCAACTCTGATGTCGAAACTCCCGTACTAAGGAATGATCCTGGAGCGCACAGGATGCCGAGAAGGGATCGATACAGATTCCAACTCCGGCCGTATAACCCCGACCACAAAGCCCCAGGTGCGAAAGATCTCGTGTATTTGGAGTCCTCGCCGGGCTTCTGCGAGAAGAATCCTCGGCTGGGCATTCCCGGCACGCATGGGCGCGCCTGCAATGACACGAGCATTGGCGTTGACGGTTGCGACCTTATGTGCTGCGGCCGCGGCTACAAAACCGAGACCAAGTTTGTGGTGGAGAGGTGCAATTGTACCTTTCACTGGTGCTGTGAAGTTAAATGTAAAACGTGTCGTACGGAAAAAGTGGTCCATACATGTTTATAGATAGTCGAACGCTAATGTTGTGTACACGTGTGCGATCACCGAGAGAAACCGCGCCGCGTGTCGGCGGTGCCTCGGTCGCGACGGACGCGAGAGTGGACCTGTTTCATGGTGAGCAGATAACAAACGGTGTATATAATCCCGTCATTTATTCCTCTTCGGAAgatttatgtaaatagttCTTTCTATGCtactattgattttttatacacttgtAAATGATCGGAcctaaaatgaatataaacgATTGCtcgtttagttaatttatttggcTATTAAGTGCGAACATGTGATCTAGGAAGGTAACTTTTGTATACGCTGGCGTTAGGATATTAATGAGGCCAGTTTTACGAAGATTTATTTCTGTCAGTCCTACCTACTTGCTCACATACGAAATTGGACTTGTTGGTTTCCTTACCCGGCATGGCAGCtgtcaaaattattgattCTAGTTATCGCGCTGACAAGATCTTGATGTTCCGGAGAAACGAGTGAAATCACATTAAGTATCGAAGACTACTTTAAATGGTATTAGTTAATATcatttcaaagtttaatagTAATGGAGATATTTGCCGTTATGTTACGACAGCAATAATAATAtcgcttttataaatattttttgttttatcgaCGCATGCGTCGGGTGCACGATCGCAATAACTGTTTTAAGGCTCGGGAGCGAAATGAtcttgtaattataattttatattaattatttggcGAGTTAATGGATTCTGTGACTTAAATTCATTTGCATAAAGTGACTTCTTGGGTGTTCGACGCCCGAAGCTGCGTTCGGCCCTTATCGGTCAGTAAGTAGCGCCATCGTAAAAGTGTCCCACATTACGAGATAAACGCTCTcgagaattttaattaaatattaagcgAATTAAATAATCAgtattatacatataatagTGCATGCATATTGCGTCCGATACATCTAGATAAAGCAATATGTTGTCAGATGACGCATTGTGctcattttaaattaccgttcttataaaattattcttactGTACAGAAGCATGTTTAAATACGTCGTTTTCCTATTGTAATATAGTTTAATTACTTCATTAGTAAGAACTGCGAACTGTTGACCACAAATacagtgaaataaaacataaaaaatctcTCTAAAATAAATGGGACATTTTGACATTCTTTCaaaaatagctttatttatttatcaataaaaaaatgacaaaccAAGTCGACAGTTTGCAAAAGaagctttattaattaatgtgcGATGAAGAATGATATTTCAAAtgtgatataaaattagattaggGCAGTTAGAATGCTttacaaatgtataatatgtatttcgTAAATCAATCCacgtattttattaagatatttattttaaatcattttaattaaattataccatACCTTactctaaattaatttttagagtggaaatttgattttaatttcaatataaccCGATATCGCAtcggtgattttttttaacaaaaggcatttttaaatgttgttacTTGTGTAATGTAACACagattatgtaataattagaactattacataatttatgttttaaagtattatacCATGTTGGAGTTAAAAGACTGAGGTGTTTTTAATCGTAGTTTATATCCATGACTGGATCGATAAAACCATAATtcgttttactttttttttttaaagcgagAGCTAATgtgataaaaagtattttaatgtattttaacacGTCTTCTTTCAATTCCGATATTAGTgccattttttcttttaatttcgaaaAAGAAATCCTTTTAAATTTGACagcgtttttaaataaaccttgCCTTATATAAATACCattggtaataattttatgcatGTAAATAGTGTGTTTATttcgattattattttttaagttatttatgtgaatttattattataattgtaaatttaagttaaaaaaatacgattgAAATCAGCTGAACAAATCTGAAtctcataaaaaaactattatgtaGTGAATACATAACTTGAAACTATTTCGTCCAGTGACCGCTTCAGGTTGACACATTGTATTGATATTGATTTTACATTAGCATTATCtatttatgattaaaatattgaatagttgttactaaaaatacaaaattgatcaaactatatgttttttattgcaaCCTTTTACAGTTTTTGACCGTAAGTTTTTTGCCTAAAGCAGGTCCACAGTTTTCATCGTGATTTATACTAACTTTCGTCTGAGACTTCGTCCGcaaggaattaattaaaaagaacttaaaaaaatagtagactacttattcttccagactacgttcatctataccaaatttcatcaagatccaagAAGTTGGGCACACATcgatccatctatccaaacattcgcattcatgatattagtaagattaattttataaaataaatattaaattaaattaataaattaattactaaatgttaatataaaataaaatacaaatttataaatcaactcttaaaacttatatgaaaatttccattttcctcgtctaataagtttttactaaataaacatttctaagAAAATATACTGAAAACTTACCATTAACTTTTTTTGCACTAACTCAATAAATCAACAAACAgtccacaattttttttactaacaaacTAAAAACACTGCGTTCAAACTATTATAGTTATGAGGGTAGACCATTGATTTCTAGATTCTATATATACTCGTGGATTGATTAGAAATAACAGCTTTGCTTTGTTCTGACATAAACAAACCTGTTGATATTCCTGATAgttaattatatgtatattattagttcgaatcccCACCACCGCTAACAACTGCAACGAACAATGCCAAAATagtgaaaatcaaataggcacaaaatactacgcCTTAGCGTAGTAGGCGCGCCGTAGGACTAGCCTGTCCATTAAATAGAGGTTCGTGAGGTAGACACTTCAAAAGACAAGCTCTGTGACGAATAATTTTGTCCTAcccataattttaaata
Proteins encoded in this window:
- the LOC106714251 gene encoding protein Wnt-1, whose protein sequence is MKCLWLFVLIVLCTRCEAANKPRRGRGSMWWGIAKAGEPNNISPMSPGVLYMDAGVHSTLRRKQRRLAKENPGVLTAVAKGANMAVAECQHQFKYRRWNCTTRNFLRGKNLFGKIVDRGCRETAFIYAITSAGVTHAVSRACAEGSIESCTCDYSHLERTPHRTRAAAAANVRVWKWGGCSDNIGFGFRFSREFVDTGERGKTLREKMNLHNNEAGRAHVQSEMRQECKCHGMSGSCTVKTCWMRLPSFRSVGDALKDRFDGASRVLMSNSDVETPVLRNDPGAHRMPRRDRYRFQLRPYNPDHKAPGAKDLVYLESSPGFCEKNPRLGIPGTHGRACNDTSIGVDGCDLMCCGRGYKTETKFVVERCNCTFHWCCEVKCKTCRTEKVVHTCL